DNA sequence from the Geobacter sp. AOG2 genome:
TCCATGCCCGCGTCGCACAGGAGTTGCACCCGCTCCGGGATGGAGCCGTTGGAGTTGAAATTGATGGTGCCGCGGCTGGTGGCCTTTTTCAGGCGCTGTGTCGCCTCGGCGATGGTGTCGGCCTGGAGGATCGGGTCCCCCTCGCACCCCTGGCCGTAGGAGACGATGGCCTGTTCGGCCTGTTCCAGGTGGGGGAGGGCGATCTGGCAGATCTCTTCCGGGGTCGGCACAAAACCGATGCGCTCGTGGTTGGCCGGGCAGCATTCGGACGGTTGCAGGCTGATGCACCCCAGGCAGGCGGAGTTGCACACCGGCGAGGTGGGCAGGGGGGCTTCCCAGCGGCGGTAGAAGAGGTTCTTCGCGGCAAAGCAGTGGTAGTCCACGGCGCAGCGGGATAGCTGCTCCAGCAGACGGTTGCCCGGCATCTCCGCCAGCCGCTGGCGCACCAGCGGGTCCAGGGTGCGGTCGTCGTAATTGACCGGGTTCCAGTTGCTGTTGTTGTCCACCTTGGACGCGGCCACCACGAAACAGTCCCGCTCCTCGTCCCACCCCACGGCGGTGTAGGACCAGAGGGGCAGGTGGGCCGTCTTGCGGGAATAGTCGCAGGCGGGCAGCAGGGTGCGCACGTAGCCGGGCGCCATGAAGGCCGACACCGCCTGGATGCGCCGCTGCCGTTTCCCCTCCCTGATGCGGTCCAGGGTGACGAAGCTCTGCTGGCGCTCGTCCCAGGCAATGGGCGGCATGGCGGGCATGGTGAACAGGCGGCTGTCTTCGGGCAGCGGGATCAGCTCTACATCCTCGGGCAGCACCGGCACGTTCCCGTTCATCCCGGCCATACAGAGCTCGGGATGGTCGTAGATGTTCCCCTTTTCATCGGCGTACAGCATTTTCGGCAGGCGCTTGGGCACGGGCTCTCCTCGTTCTTCCGGTAATCCCGGGTTCGCGACGCCGGCAGCCCCGGCGTCCGGAAAAGCCGGGGAGGCGTTGCGAATTCGGGACAATGCCAAATCATAGCCGCTTCACCGCACAGGTCAACAAGAAACAGCAGGTATCGCTTCACACCCGGCTCAAACGGTGCTACACTTCGCCGAAAACCAACCTCTGGATGATCCTCATGAAACAACGCATCAACCTGCTGCTCGAATTTTCCGTCCCAATGCTTACCGGTGTGGTAGTGGCCCTTACCTGGGT
Encoded proteins:
- a CDS encoding radical SAM protein; the protein is MLYADEKGNIYDHPELCMAGMNGNVPVLPEDVELIPLPEDSRLFTMPAMPPIAWDERQQSFVTLDRIREGKRQRRIQAVSAFMAPGYVRTLLPACDYSRKTAHLPLWSYTAVGWDEERDCFVVAASKVDNNSNWNPVNYDDRTLDPLVRQRLAEMPGNRLLEQLSRCAVDYHCFAAKNLFYRRWEAPLPTSPVCNSACLGCISLQPSECCPANHERIGFVPTPEEICQIALPHLEQAEQAIVSYGQGCEGDPILQADTIAEATQRLKKATSRGTINFNSNGSIPERVQLLCDAGMDSFRFSMNSVREELYNRYYRPKGYAFGDVLRSVEIAKKAGRFTMINYLVSPGVSDAPEEVEALLRFLGETGIDMIQMRNLSIDPDFYNQEMGVSGKGIGMYRLLERLKREFPKVQFGYYNRTKENFFPEGYEQGWPI